Proteins encoded together in one Planctomycetota bacterium window:
- a CDS encoding right-handed parallel beta-helix repeat-containing protein, with protein MKKNMTVFICLALVLLIGCTGTKEKGFPGNPPKADLNIQRLIDNAKDGDVVDIPYGRYILKEGLKVKNRINLKILCQKGTQIFVDDVNEAIISIENSRDILLENAHLRHLKPLEEYECHGGVVVIRESSKTVISNCDLNGCGAIGVHAEGSNSVTIEHCYIHDNTFTAFYINNCDDVKIRGNIIEDNAGFLNLYKIGNMEMSDNLIQRNGGYWGKKELTPGLKK; from the coding sequence ATGAAAAAGAACATGACGGTTTTTATCTGCCTGGCATTGGTCTTGCTTATCGGTTGCACAGGGACAAAGGAAAAAGGTTTCCCTGGAAACCCGCCCAAGGCGGACTTAAATATCCAGAGACTCATAGATAACGCCAAAGACGGCGATGTCGTCGATATCCCTTACGGGCGGTATATCTTAAAGGAAGGGCTTAAAGTGAAAAACCGCATCAATCTGAAAATCCTGTGCCAAAAGGGGACGCAGATTTTTGTCGATGATGTCAATGAAGCCATTATCAGCATAGAAAACTCGCGCGATATCCTATTGGAAAATGCCCACTTGCGCCACCTTAAACCGCTGGAAGAATACGAATGCCACGGTGGCGTGGTCGTCATCCGCGAATCATCCAAAACGGTTATATCCAACTGCGACCTGAACGGATGCGGGGCCATCGGGGTTCATGCGGAAGGAAGTAATTCTGTTACCATTGAGCATTGTTATATCCACGACAATACCTTCACGGCTTTTTATATAAACAACTGCGACGACGTAAAAATCAGGGGTAATATTATCGAAGACAATGCCGGTTTTTTAAATCTTTATAAAATAGGCAATATGGAAATGAGCGACAATCTCATCCAGCGTAACGGTGGATATTGGGGTAAAAAAGAACTAACTCCGGGGCTAAAGAAATAA